The following proteins are encoded in a genomic region of Ptychodera flava strain L36383 chromosome 23 unlocalized genomic scaffold, AS_Pfla_20210202 Scaffold_24__1_contigs__length_23054250_pilon, whole genome shotgun sequence:
- the LOC139124387 gene encoding tripartite motif-containing protein 2-like, whose translation MAGFGIFDLSKEFEITPESMNYTRLCRLLIDGGTKTLREVFNCLVSPSNLAAMLSKQRRNLKGLLKQKIINQKQLDILYPNPQTSVTSDNFDITLLMVLLRNQPLCNLTRPSTGWGTLPAASDFSKEADIVRIKMYRNKLCHCQSTSVSDTEFESTWTEISAALIRLGAKQDDVDNLKTDSIDCAVKEYKLQLEEWAARDSELRDEVSELKKQVDQVVQSLKESTPEKEFYCLSHDKELVKFYCVNCDVPICTTCTHFKHHSNEHAYRDLVDAAYEFRQLMVPVLESLNECHGEISMNIKKAKFVSNSLKRQLVEQKRAIFKHASLLIGSETVADQRDNLIRELEELYKNMTIDINEELERLTRNSDQLEAILESLKNILQHHNDTQLMWNCYEIKNTVEKAMEIPTYFTKAHDTLAVFAPLFVGGKLGVLLKPALPSTTYMNVANMADTMRLGEQLFVEIQAENFYGEEIVEVNDLEIKLRNGDGEECLIDRLLDLESENYVKEFQYVPRTQGRHELSIKLRGYHIRNSPKIFQVIPSWEMKKIPCRQDMALEKLKIPCSMKINEDGNILVCDYDKNRVLIVDMDGQVVNQITMIGHLFLPADVAILGGFYFVSNKNYQYPVIVCDKTGKLIGFFGQNRLKQACGIAINADAGIVYVSDADHHAIFLFKCNDGEFIRRFGGRGAAPGEFILPYYLTINSQGHLIVSDFGNNRIQVFTAEGEFLFHFGRRGSGNGEFSSIREAKVDADDNIYVCDSYNKRIQKFDKNGKFMYSIITAEDQVNMPVNIELVNCKANEILIFDWADLNVIKFYKMVTSI comes from the coding sequence ATGGCTGGATTCGGCATATTTGATCTTTCAAAGGAGTTTGAGATAACGCCAGAAAGTATGAACTACACAAGACTCTGTCGACTTCTAATCGACGGCGGTACAAAGACTTTGCGAGAGGTCTTTAACTGCTTAGTTTCACCAAGTAACCTGGCGGCCATGTTGTCGAAACAGCGACGCAACCTGAAAGGATTGCTGAAACAGAAGATAATTAATCAAAAACAACTCGATATACTGTATCCTAACCCGCAAACGTCTGTAACATCAGATAATTTTGATATCACTCTGTTGATGGTTTTGTTGAGAAATCAGCCTCTGTGTAACTTAACAAGGCCATCCACTGGTTGGGGCACTCTCCCTGCGGCGTCTGACTTTTCTAAAGAGGCAGATATAGTCCGTATAAAAATGTACCGCAACAAACTTTGCCACTGTCAGTCGACCAGTGTGAGCGATACCGAGTTTGAAAGTACTTGGACTGAGATAAGCGCCGCCTTGATCCGCCTAGGTGCCAAACAGGATGACGTAGACAATCTTAAAACTGACAGCATTGACTGTGCAGTTAAAGAATACAAACTTCAACTTGAGGAATGGGCTGCCAGAGACTCCGAGCTCAGAGACGAGGTCAGTGAACTTAAGAAACAAGTTGATCAAGTCGTTCAAAGTCTTAAAGAATCGACGCCTGAGAAAGAATTTTACTGTCTTAGCCACGATAAGGAGCTTGTGAAGTTTTACTGTGTAAATTGTGACGTGCCAATCTGCACCACGTGCACACACTTCAAACACCATAGCAACGAGCACGCATACAGAGACCTAGTGGACGCGGCGTATGAATTTCGTCAATTGATGGTGCCTGTCTTAGAATCCCTAAACGAGTGCCACGGCGAAATCTCGATGAATATCAAGAAAGCAAAATTTGTGTCGAACAGCTTGAAGAGGCAGTTAGTTGAGCAGAAACGTGCAATCTTTAAACATGCATCATTACTCATCGGCAGCGAAACCGTCGCAGACCAACGAGATAATCTTATAAGAGAGCTTGAAgaattatacaaaaatatgacGATCGACATAAACGAAGAACTGGAAAGATTGACAAGAAATAGTGACCAGCTTGAGGCAATACTGGAGTCCTTGAAAAATATCTTACAGCACCACAACGACACACAGTTAATGTGGAATTGCtatgaaattaaaaatacagTTGAAAAGGCGATGGAAATCCCTACTTATTTCACAAAGGCTCACGACACACTGGCTGTGTTTGCACCTCTCTTCGTCGGTGGCAAGCTAGGAGTGCTTCTCAAACCCGCCCTTCCATCGACCACGTACATGAACGTTGCCAATATGGCGGATACAATGAGACTGGGAGAACAACTTTTCGTCGAAATCCAGGCAGAGAATTTTTACGGAGAAGAAATAGTAGAGGTCAACGACCTGGAAATAAAGCTGCGTAATGGCGACGGAGAGGAATGTCTCATTGACAGACTTCTTGATCTTGAATCTGAAAATTATGTAAAAGAGTTTCAATACGTACCCAGGACGCAAGGTAGACATGAGCTTTCTATTAAACTTCGCGGTTACCATATACGAAATTCTcccaaaatatttcaagttatTCCCTCCTGGGAGATGAAGAAAATTCCTTGCAGGCAGGACATGGCTTTGGAGAAACTGAAGATTCCCTGCTCCATGAAAATAAACGAGGATGGAAACATTCTGGTGTGCGACTACGACAAAAACAGGGTTTTAATCGTGGATATGGATGGACAGGTAGTCAATCAGATCACCATGATAGGGCACTTGTTTCTGCCTGCCGATGTTGCGATACTTGGCGGATTTTATTTCGTGTCGAACAAGAACTATCAATACCCAGTGATTGTCTGCGACAAGACCGGCAAGTTGATTGGATTTTTCGGCCAGAATCGACTCAAGCAGGCGTGTGGGATCGCCATCAACGCGGATGCTGGCATTGTGTACGTTTCCGACGCCGACCACCATGCCATTTTCCTCTTCAAGTGCAACGACGGTGAATTCATCAGACGGTTCGGTGGGAGGGGAGCGGCACCAGGAGAGTTCATCCTCCCCTACTACCTCACGATAAACAGCCAGGGGCATCTCATCGTCTCAGACTTCGGCAACAATCGGATCCAGGTCTTCACCGCCGAAGGCGAGTTTCTCTTCCACTTCGGGAGAAGAGGAAGCGGCAACGGAGAGTTCAGCTCCATCCGGGAAGCCAAAGTGGACGCAGACGACAATATCTATGTCTGCGATTCCTACAACAAGAGAATTCAGAAGTTTGATAAGAATGGGAAATTTATGTACTCAATCATTACAGCTGAAGACCAGGTAAACATGCCGGTCAACATAGAACTTGTCAATTGCAAAGCAAACGAAATTCTAATATTCGACTGGGCAGATCTGAATGTCattaagttttacaaaatggtaACTTCAATTtag